In Modestobacter versicolor, a single genomic region encodes these proteins:
- a CDS encoding 30S ribosomal protein bS22 has translation MGSVIKKRRKRMAKKKHRKLLKKTRVQRRNKK, from the coding sequence ATGGGTTCGGTCATCAAGAAGCGCCGCAAGCGGATGGCGAAGAAGAAGCACCGCAAGCTGCTCAAGAAGACCCGCGTCCAGCGGCGCAACAAGAAGTGA
- the proC gene encoding pyrroline-5-carboxylate reductase: MITAGRTGLAIIGGGKIGEALLAGLVRQAGSGDGVWVVERSPQRAAELAARHGVGAVDLAEAAARARVLLLAVKPQDIDALLALLAPHVTDEHLVVSVAAGVPTSRIEAALPAGTPVVRVMPNTPALVEAGMSVISAGAHATEGHLDEAQALLSPVGEVRRVPEGQQDAVTALSGSGPAYFFFLVEAMIDAGILLGLPRNVAADLIVQTAYGSAVMLRESGEHPVQLREAVTSPGGTTIAAIRELERHGVRAALIAAIEAAHDRSVELGRAAG; this comes from the coding sequence ATGATCACCGCGGGGCGCACGGGCCTGGCCATCATCGGCGGCGGCAAGATCGGCGAGGCGCTGCTCGCCGGTCTGGTCCGGCAGGCCGGCAGCGGGGACGGCGTCTGGGTCGTCGAGCGCAGCCCGCAGCGGGCGGCCGAGCTCGCTGCCCGGCACGGCGTCGGCGCGGTCGACCTCGCCGAGGCGGCCGCCCGCGCCCGGGTGCTGCTGCTGGCCGTGAAGCCGCAGGACATCGACGCGCTGCTCGCCCTGCTGGCCCCGCACGTGACCGACGAGCACCTGGTCGTCTCGGTGGCCGCCGGGGTGCCGACGAGCCGGATCGAGGCGGCCCTGCCCGCCGGCACGCCCGTGGTGCGGGTCATGCCGAACACCCCGGCGCTGGTCGAGGCCGGGATGAGCGTCATCTCCGCGGGTGCGCACGCCACCGAGGGCCACCTGGACGAGGCCCAGGCGCTGCTCTCACCGGTGGGGGAGGTGCGCCGGGTGCCGGAGGGCCAGCAGGACGCCGTCACGGCGCTGTCGGGCAGCGGGCCGGCGTACTTCTTCTTCCTGGTCGAGGCGATGATCGACGCCGGGATCCTGCTCGGCCTGCCCCGCAACGTCGCCGCCGACCTCATCGTCCAGACCGCCTACGGGTCGGCGGTGATGCTGCGCGAGTCCGGGGAGCACCCGGTGCAGCTGCGCGAGGCGGTCACCAGCCCCGGGGGGACGACGATCGCCGCCATCCGCGAGCTGGAGCGGCACGGGGTGCGGGCGGCCCTCATCGCGGCCATCGAGGCGGCGCACGACCGCTCGGTGGAGCTGGGGCGCGCAGCCGGCTGA
- a CDS encoding helix-turn-helix domain-containing protein: MPQRATIQTSRPGVPAPRPVGRPISAASLSRPVPAAHPASMPVGRPAPVPAPRAAVAFLTVAEVAALMRVSKMTVYRLVHGGELSAVRVGRSFRVPERAVHDYLRDAYTDIA, from the coding sequence ATGCCCCAGCGCGCCACCATCCAGACCTCCCGCCCGGGTGTCCCGGCCCCGCGCCCCGTGGGTCGGCCGATCTCGGCCGCCTCCCTCTCGCGCCCCGTGCCGGCCGCCCACCCGGCGTCCATGCCGGTCGGCCGTCCGGCCCCGGTGCCGGCCCCCCGTGCCGCTGTCGCCTTCCTGACCGTCGCCGAGGTCGCCGCGCTCATGCGGGTCTCGAAGATGACCGTCTACCGCCTGGTGCACGGTGGCGAGCTCTCCGCCGTCCGCGTCGGCCGCTCGTTCCGCGTCCCGGAGCGCGCCGTGCACGACTACCTGCGCGACGCCTACACCGACATCGCCTGA
- a CDS encoding lysophospholipid acyltransferase family protein: MPEARVIPLRPDDDPPPPPHRPEPSFEEQLAGGVEFLRRRLTGEYDTDEFGFDPDLTDHVLLPLLRPWFERWFRVETLGLENVPDTGGALVVANHSGTVPVDALMATVALHDEHPASRRLRLLGADLVFQVPFIGALARKLGTTLACNEDAERLLSAGELVGVFPEGFKGVGKPFSERYTLQRFGRGGFVSAALRTGVPIVPCAIVGAEEIYPMLGNARTAARLLGLPYFPITPTFPLLGPLGAVPLPSKWFIAFGEPIETASYGPAAADDPMVVFNLTDQVRETIQHSLYRLLLQRRSVFS; encoded by the coding sequence ATGCCTGAGGCACGGGTGATACCGCTGCGGCCCGACGACGACCCGCCCCCGCCGCCGCACCGGCCGGAACCCTCGTTCGAGGAGCAGCTGGCCGGCGGGGTGGAGTTCCTCCGCCGCCGGCTCACCGGTGAGTACGACACCGACGAGTTCGGCTTCGACCCCGACCTCACCGACCACGTGCTGCTGCCGCTGCTGCGCCCGTGGTTCGAGCGCTGGTTCCGGGTCGAGACCCTCGGGCTGGAGAACGTCCCCGACACCGGCGGCGCGCTCGTGGTGGCCAACCACTCGGGCACCGTGCCGGTCGACGCGCTGATGGCCACGGTCGCCCTGCACGACGAGCACCCGGCGTCCCGGCGGCTGCGGCTGCTCGGCGCCGACCTGGTGTTCCAGGTGCCGTTCATCGGTGCGCTGGCCCGCAAGCTCGGCACGACCCTGGCCTGCAACGAGGACGCCGAGCGGCTGCTGTCGGCCGGCGAGCTGGTCGGGGTCTTCCCGGAGGGCTTCAAGGGCGTCGGGAAGCCGTTCAGCGAGCGGTACACCCTGCAGCGCTTCGGCCGCGGCGGTTTCGTCAGCGCGGCGCTGCGCACCGGGGTGCCGATCGTGCCCTGCGCGATCGTGGGCGCCGAGGAGATCTACCCGATGCTCGGCAACGCCCGCACCGCGGCGCGGCTGCTCGGCCTGCCGTACTTCCCGATCACCCCGACGTTCCCGCTGCTCGGCCCGCTCGGCGCGGTGCCGCTGCCGTCGAAGTGGTTCATCGCCTTCGGCGAGCCCATCGAGACGGCGTCCTACGGGCCGGCCGCCGCCGACGACCCGATGGTCGTGTTCAACCTGACCGACCAGGTGCGCGAGACGATCCAGCACTCGCTCTACCGCCTGCTGCTCCAGCGGCGCAGCGTCTTCAGCTGA
- a CDS encoding NAD-dependent epimerase/dehydratase family protein yields MPPAVVLVTGVSRWLGGALAAELAADPAIDRVIGVDTVPPPPEVLRRLGRTEFVRADIRSPLIGKVIESASVDTVVHMNISATPAASGGRVSMKELNVIGTMQLLAACQRSTTVRRLVLKSTSAVYGASSRDPAVFTESMQARRVPAGGFAKDSLDIEGYVRSFARRRPDVGVAVLRFTNLIGPRIDSLLSGFLRMPVVPTALGYDARVQLLHEDDAVAVLRQATTGDFAGTVNVGSSGTVLLSQAIRRLGRVALPVPEPAMGSVGRLTRRAGLVDWSPEQMRFLNFGRVVDTRVLREEFGYTPRYSTEEALADYARTLPPVLRPELVDETAATARALLGRVAGGVSAVRSIVGDRHRPAPPVPGLRAVRDA; encoded by the coding sequence GTGCCGCCCGCGGTCGTCCTGGTCACCGGCGTGAGCCGGTGGCTGGGCGGCGCGCTGGCGGCCGAGCTCGCCGCCGACCCGGCGATCGACCGGGTCATCGGGGTGGACACCGTCCCCCCGCCCCCCGAGGTGCTCCGCCGCCTCGGGCGCACCGAGTTCGTCCGCGCCGACATCCGCAGCCCGTTGATCGGGAAGGTCATCGAGTCGGCGTCGGTGGACACCGTCGTGCACATGAACATCAGCGCCACCCCGGCCGCGTCCGGTGGGCGGGTGTCGATGAAGGAGCTCAACGTCATCGGCACCATGCAGCTGCTGGCCGCGTGCCAGCGCTCGACCACCGTCCGGCGGCTGGTGCTGAAGTCGACCAGCGCGGTCTACGGCGCCAGCTCCCGCGACCCCGCCGTCTTCACCGAGTCGATGCAGGCCCGCCGTGTCCCGGCCGGCGGCTTCGCCAAGGACAGCCTCGACATCGAGGGCTACGTCCGCTCCTTCGCCCGCCGCCGCCCCGACGTGGGCGTCGCGGTGCTGCGCTTCACCAACCTGATCGGCCCGCGGATCGACTCGCTGCTGTCCGGCTTCCTCCGGATGCCCGTCGTGCCCACCGCGCTCGGCTACGACGCCCGGGTGCAGCTGCTGCACGAGGACGACGCGGTCGCGGTGCTCCGGCAGGCCACCACCGGCGACTTCGCCGGCACGGTCAACGTCGGCTCGTCGGGCACCGTGCTGCTCTCCCAGGCCATCCGCCGGCTGGGCCGGGTCGCGCTGCCCGTGCCCGAGCCCGCCATGGGGTCGGTCGGCCGGCTCACCCGCCGCGCCGGGCTGGTCGACTGGTCGCCCGAGCAGATGCGGTTCCTCAACTTCGGCCGCGTGGTCGACACCCGGGTGCTGCGCGAGGAGTTCGGCTACACGCCGCGGTACTCCACCGAGGAGGCGCTCGCCGACTACGCCCGCACGCTGCCGCCGGTGCTGCGCCCCGAGCTGGTCGACGAGACCGCGGCGACGGCGCGCGCGCTGCTGGGCCGGGTCGCCGGCGGGGTCTCCGCCGTCCGCTCGATCGTCGGGGACCGGCACCGCCCCGCGCCCCCGGTGCCCGGACTCCGGGCGGTGCGCGATGCCTGA